Sequence from the Magallana gigas chromosome 4, xbMagGiga1.1, whole genome shotgun sequence genome:
TTCCTCATAGTTTATTGAGGATGCTGCTTCAATGGCGGGTGGTGGGTTGGGCACACCTCCGTGGATCTCCACTGCTGTGCTGTGACTTGGGGATGCTTTCTTCCTCTTTGGTTTTGGTGATGGTGCAGGGGGTGCTCTCCGTTTTAGAGCTGGATTGCCTCGTGGCATCTTTTACTTAAACAAAAGCGGATAATATACTTACATGCAAATATTTTCATACGTAGGTAAAATTTGCGTAAACCCACCTatttggttgatttttttttaacgaaatacGGGCTATAAAATTAACTTTGTCAACCGATACTGTATCAAATGCCCTTAAGACTTTGTTAGAATATATATTCTATTACCACactatgaaaaaaagaaatgcacGTTAATTATAAGTATACATCTGCCCATATACACTTGATACAGCTTTCACTGCTTAAAATGTTGTATTGGaattaaattctttataaaagaatatttccCGCATGGATATGTTGAACACGAGTCTGCCGATACATGTTCCTTTGAATGACATGGACTAATTCTATCTCAAATTCTGAAACATCATTCCGGTCAATTTACATTATTCCTCCACACTTTAGAGTCAATTCAATTCTATTAAAATTCCATGAAACATTATACTGAATGTTTCCCAAAACACAATTGAAACATTATACAacaaactgttaaaaaaattttattgaatgttttccCAAGAACAAACTGTTGAAACATGTTTCCCAaggaaaaatattgaaacactTAACTGCGTGTTTAGACAAACTGTTGAAACATTTTACTGAATGTTTCCCAAgaacaaaatattgaaacacTATACTTAGTGTTTCCATACACCTTTGCTACATTATACATAATGTGAACAGTAATTAGAATTCTACAGTGTCACGACCAAATGAATAATGGTGAGAGACCAATATAATGTTAATTACATTCTATCTcttacatgtaacaaacaaTAACATTACACCAGGTACTTCTCGAGAGCATGTGGCAATAACTTGATATTATTACAATTAAGATACTGTATAACATGTAACTACACGATATACAAAGACTGTACTTATATTTCCAAAGACATATCTCAGActgttattcatttatttattttttaaaatcaaatggcATTTCGAATGTGACACCTCTCGGTGTTAACTAAAGTGCTAGTTAGATACATGCTTATAAAACATTGTAGGATGAAGATTTGTAACTAATACTGGCCTAAATCCTTTGAAGTGATTATAATGGCGTTTCGTATACTGCGCAGAAACTTTTTCATGGGCTGATCATTGGATGGTGTGCACTGTAGATGAACTCCATCTGGGCCCAGATATGAAAGGCTATTCCAGAACCCCCGGTGTGGCCAAAAGACTTTAACCCAGATGTCATCTCTCGTAGAACCCGATTAATCTCTAACACAGTTCTATTGAACTTGCTACATGCTGCACAGGCGAGGCGGCGCAGTAATTGACCTATAATGACCCTTCGAACACCGACTCCTTCATGTGAATAACTTGCGAGCGAAACAATATCCTTTGCGATTTTTGAAGCAACGCTTCCGTTTACTATGTCATTTTATCCATTTGTAAAAAACATATATCAGGGGCTTATTTGAATTGCACAATAGTTGCATCATGATGAAGATGCTTTAAACACAGGTCCCCTTTTCCTCGAATTTCCACGGAAAACTGTAACTTGGGGATATTACTATCAACCGCATACACTCCTAAACGTCGCACGTATGAATGTCCCACTATAACTGCTAAACATATTGGATCCGCCGCCATAATTATCCCAGATTCTTCCgcgataaattttaaacaaagtaCTTTCCAATGATACAACCAACGAGAAGACCACAAATACATCCACAATTAACTAAGTCAGTAGAATAAACCAAGTAGCTTACATTCTGTAATGAGTATTTTTGGATTTTGTCGGCTGAATGAAGAATAAGactttataaagtaaataaacaagtttaatttgaaaaaaaaaatcaataaagaaaacaaatcattattctCACTCCCCCTTTCACGCCACTCTCATTcgaaaataacttaaaaaaaggataataattcaattaaacaaattaacaatatCTGATACTATCaactgaattcaaaattaaatcacacTGTATCAGATATAAAACGGAAGTAAACTACAAAATGTTGTTTAGAAGCTATTTCAACCAATTAAACTCTTgctgaaaaaaatactaaaaaaaatgttaaagttcaataatttaaaaaaccgtGATATTACAATTACTTCAAATTTCAGCTCGAAatcatttatatgaaaataagcCTGTAATAACATTCGCTTTTAAACACTTAAAACCTCTCTCTGAAAAGGAACTCAGTCACTTCAAGGACACCACACACCCAAGACGCTCCTGCAGTCGTCAAATTGTCTGTCCCTCTAGTATCGCTATCCTTACTGAAAGCCCCGGACTCACGGGTCTCTCGCTTCCATTATACGACCACTTCTTGGACAGAAAATTACGCTCCGCTCAACACAGAATGCGTCCCCGACATTCGTCTGTTGCCCACATGACCTTCCATAGGACAATTCCCGTCTAGCGCCCACAGTCTGTATTTCAGGAAATTGTACCAAACACCCTTATGCACTGAAAATAACACACTGTGACTAATAAAGTCCTGATAAACATACAAACATACGACCAATTACATTAAGAACTAAATTACcaacaaaatgtacaaaataacaacaaaacaacctTACCGGCTAGGAAAACATGTGCCCGCCTAACAGAATCCAGAATTCAATGGCTACCCGTTTCTCCTCAGTATTATACCAACTGGAGATATTCAGCATATCTTAAATCAGGAGCTGCAAAACGTGGCACCCGGCTGATGTCGTTACCGGACCCTCTTCTGACCATTACATCCAAAACGGTCACTTTAAATActcgatctaaaaatagcacactcACCCGACACTCGTCACTCACATACGGTAAcccattcataaaaaaagaaagaggaaCACAAATACATACACCTGTATAATCAAAACTAAATTAGCTTTATTAcacattacttatatttacgtttctTTTAAAACGAataatattcaaacaaaatttccaatGTTTTACTTGAGATATTTGATGATCTTAAGATCCCCAGTCTTGTAATCAACAACAAACAAGCTGTCAAGATGATCTACACACAGGCCAACAGGTTCATTAATTATATTGATGTAACGTaagaactgtccgtcctgatccagaatATGGATACATAGATTGAAAACGTCAGCTATTACAATCTGACTCTGACTGTTTGTTGTGATGCCACGAGGAAGAAAAGGATTCTCCTTAGATGGGTGACCGGTGTAACGAAATCGGAGTTTTCCGGCCTGATTTACAACTACCACTGCACCGGCTGCTTGGTCAGCCACGCATATATCTAAATTTCTGTTTTCTGTGATGTATTTAGTCTTATATTTCCCCGAGTACAGACGTTTGCCATCCTCATCATGTTTAATCGTTTGTTTCTCAACTGCACCGGAGTATCGCACAACTTTGTGTTGAGATTTGAAATCATAATACATCCCTACCAGAAGATCTCCAGAGGAAGTGACGCACAGATTGGAAGGTATCCAATTCCGTAGCTTGATTAGCATCTCTATCTCCCCATTCATCACTTTATTTACAGTCCTTGATTTCCAGTCACTATACAGTAAACAACCATCACTGGTTACTGCTATATCATTTGGTTCTTCTCCAGACTTCGTTTTAATTGCATTGATAAAATTCCCATAAATGTTGaaacattttatcttattaCCTTGACCACACGTCCATATTTCTTCCTTGTTGTAAAAGGAAACACTTCTAAGAAATTTATACCCAGTGTTAAACGTGTTAATGAGTTTGGGTGTATCCAGCAGATCTCTGTATGGCATTCtttgtttctttaatttataGCCATTTTCATCTATAGTAGAAAATAGAGGATTGATGGATCCAATCAAGTTTTCAACCTTTCCCTTTTCCATTGGATTTGGACAAAATGAAGGCAACACGACGTGTACTTTTGGAAGAAGTTTACAAAAATCTTTGTTTCTAGATTTGTACACCATAACTTTAGATACTATATTAGATTCCCGCTGTATGTCCTCCAAAGTACCTAGGTTTTCTTTTATCAGTGATTCTATTTCTTTGATCTCTTTTAAATGCTTATTCAAGATGTCCTGGTGATTTACTTTTATATCGTTTAATTCGTACTTCATTTGTTTGATAGCTTTATCAATTTCTTCATGCCATTCCTCTCCTtgttttgtcattatttttgtAAGCTTTTCATACTCTCCGTCTAAGCCGGCAATCTGACTTTCTAACTCTTTCTTAATTTCTTCGTAGGTAGgagaaataacattttcaaattcttcCTTTTCCAATTCAATGTTTGCTTTCTTTGAATTATATATGTATTCAAGGTCCATGATATGATGATCTTTGTGTTCTGATATAGAGCATTTGGCGCAAATAAAGATGTTACAAGACATGCATTGCAGTTTGCATGTTTCTGTCGAATGTGttttacaaattggaaataTCAGGGTTGATTTTCGCTGCTGGAACGAGACTATTATATGTTTGTCAGGGTTAGGGTTATCATCTGAGATGTGTTCTCCTATACATGGCTTACAGAGTTTGACATGACATAAGTCACAGTAGCTCTCTACAACGTTATCCTTACATTGATCACAGCGTACAACGTCCTGAGCACTGAGACGAGGATCCATctaatttacaaaaatgttaaaaaattattattagttcATCAAACAACGTGTGCTAATTGTTTATTGTTCTAACTATTTTTCTAACTTATCTAGTATTATagataattaaagaaataatttaagtCAGTGTTTACCTTGTTTAAGGTGGATAAAATGGCGGATCCTGATCACCCTGGCTACCGAGTCAGCTGACGGCTGACCCAACATTCAAACTCAataacatttttgcaaaattcttcGTTTCCTCATCcaatatgattttgaaaaatgtaaacaatgtttCCCTTCATCTCAACTTAACGAGTGATTAAATTCCTTCAAGACTTTAGGTTGACATCCGAGGCATTAATAGATCAAATCTGGAATTACCTGTATATCCCGACTTTCGTTTTGTGAAAGTGATGAATAGCTGTTTACCTTCAAATATTCTATGCATTGTGTTCATgtgtttaaaaatacacaagGACATTTTAATACCATATTCATTCAAGACATGACATGTGTGAACATGTATGACCTcaatgatttaaatgttttttaaatatctttatggTATGATActagtttttatattttgtcaatGCAACTGAAAGTAGGTATAAGACTTGAATGAAACGTTCTATAGTGACTGACTTTTTTTCAGACTTGCTAGACCGTTATTTATACACCGAACTGACAACGGGTTCTTCCGTTTTTCATGATCTTAACAATGAGCACACGGCGGTTGCGACTGGTCGGCAGGGGATGCTTCCTCCTCCTTGGCACCTGCTCCCACCTCAATTATTTTAAGGAACGCTTCAAAATCGTACTCGCTCTATAAATTTTTTAGATGGTTGGCAGTTTCTTATTGTTATCAAAACaatatgaccccccccccccccatctataaaacatgtacattaacaaaGTATACAAACCCTTTTCTAATCTTTCATTAACAAAACTACATTTGTTTcatgaattattgtataatataaaatcTTTAACAGGGTGTagatttgtatttttgtaattataagATGCAcgataaaaacatttaaaataatgttcgcCTTCATGTTGTCCTATATAATACATCTACATAGCGTCTGTTTACTTACTGACCAATGTAACACGTACATGTGCGTGGCgaattgatatttattgatCATTATCATGCAAGCTCACGACATATTCTTTATAACACATGTGTAACAATCACATATATCAGGTTAGCTTTACGGTCCTGTATTTTAAAGCCGGCTGGGTATTAACCACAATTCTATATAACACGTGATCGTGTGTGACGTAGTAAAATCGAGCCATTTTCTCAGGTGTGTGGTCGTGTTGCAAGAGGGGCGCACGATTTATCTACTAGCATGTCTATGCATATAGCTGCTTGACTTACTTCATAACACGGGCACAGGCAACCTACCGTGTTGAGTAATGTACAGTGCATTCGATATGTAtacttgttatttttaaaaataaagtaaaacattgacgtttaacatatttctaaatataGCTTGGCTAGCATTTTCAAATCTTACCTGTGTTGTTCACTCAAGTGTGACAGTGGAGAGAAAGTTTAAATACCCCATTCTAAACGTACTAGACGATTGCCCGCGCAAGGGCGGGAAATAACACATTACAAATTAATATGATAGAATGCTTAATATGTTGAACTatatgttgttcattttttttgtacacTTTGTCcgatttttattgtatttatttcaaaccagtgaaacctctctctctcatttttttttctctctctctcttattttctctctctctctctctctctctctctcctctctctctctctctctccccccctctctctctctctctctctctctctctctctctctctaaattttttttttttaggtcaattttcaatataatttctattactgtcctaaaaaagaatttcagataaaagactgttttttaaaaacaatctggaggggggggggcattccCATTAAACTTCcccgttttatgcatacatcatGTATTCATATAGACGTAGAATACAATGATCTGTTAATTAatcattaatgtttacaaattaatgtctaAGGTTTTCAACTAATCTGTCGTGGTTTAAAatagtatgaaattaaaacacgctcggttatgcattattatttatttgcatccatattttaaaccaaagttgtcagattcaAAGTATCTGCCCGATGGTATAAACTTGCCCTACGCTTTCCGCCATGATGTCAATAAGTCAACCCGTTTCTGGGCACCCCGTTCCATTAATACTAAAACTGCAATAattgtttcaatttatttattaactttttgtacTAATCGAATTCCGATCCAATGTGTCTGcccgcgatgcatgatgaactcgtcTTACACTATTCGTTATTTAGTcaatccgcgttcttggttaccctgttctggaaagttctatcccattctctcaccagaggtcgtgctttgCATGCAAATGAGCATCAGAACTAAAATCGCCCACtaaagaaacgaattgacttattttattcattcaacatttgtcaaatctacTTCCATGTATTCTCTATATAGGCtcacagtaaatatatttactcCTTACGTAATCGTttcatattatttcattgcaagaaTATAATTTGATCGAGACTATCCATGAcatggatccgccaaagcgtgtccaccaccttactctcatttttgttatttatggcttgtttatcgaaaatttgatgaaaatagggttttgattaatttcacaaaaataacaTCAGTTAGAATTCAGTTATACCTTACGGACATCACCACACGTGTGTTGAAGTACCAAAGGTGAAAGCaattactctggtgcaggcattttgtagtttatttgcaaaatgcctaaatttataagtatagattgTTTTACTGTGGATATATTTTAaggtaaaattaatgaaatttgttGGGCAGAAGTTAGGGTTCGGAAATGGAAGccatattaatttaaattaatttattaatttaaacttcGTTTACATTTTACCATgcctatatattttaattaaaatagacAGCTATAAGATATTATAGTATAGtatatatcatattaatataataatgGTGCCTATGGTTGTTGCCTACATGGATTTCTATACTGTGCGCGTATTGATACAGTTGATTTATTAGCATTGACTTTTGTAGCGTTGTGACAGTGGTCGATAAGCATGATGTAGCACACGATTGGATCCGATAAGACTTTTGTTTCACTACCACGCCACACCATAACCAGTTCGAAGATTGCAGCTCAAGAAATAGTGATGAGGGTTGACTTGTGAATGTCTTTATTGAACCACCAGCGCAAACTTCCGTATCTTGATGTCGATGGTTGAGATAAGTGGAACCCTATAGCGATAAGAATAGTGGACAAAAAGTGTTCTTTTGAGCGTTTGGCAACATAGATAATATAAGTATTacagtaatatgttttacggtgagac
This genomic interval carries:
- the LOC117683023 gene encoding tripartite motif-containing protein 2-like, giving the protein MDPRLSAQDVVRCDQCKDNVVESYCDLCHVKLCKPCIGEHISDDNPNPDKHIIVSFQQRKSTLIFPICKTHSTETCKLQCMSCNIFICAKCSISEHKDHHIMDLEYIYNSKKANIELEKEEFENVISPTYEEIKKELESQIAGLDGEYEKLTKIMTKQGEEWHEEIDKAIKQMKYELNDIKVNHQDILNKHLKEIKEIESLIKENLGTLEDIQRESNIVSKVMVYKSRNKDFCKLLPKVHVVLPSFCPNPMEKGKVENLIGSINPLFSTIDENGYKLKKQRMPYRDLLDTPKLINTFNTGYKFLRSVSFYNKEEIWTCGQGNKIKCFNIYGNFINAIKTKSGEEPNDIAVTSDGCLLYSDWKSRTVNKVMNGEIEMLIKLRNWIPSNLCVTSSGDLLVGMYYDFKSQHKVVRYSGAVEKQTIKHDEDGKRLYSGKYKTKYITENRNLDICVADQAAGAVVVVNQAGKLRFRYTGHPSKENPFLPRGITTNSQSQIVIADVFNLCIHILDQDGQFLRYINIINEPVGLCVDHLDSLFVVDYKTGDLKIIKYLK